A single genomic interval of Solimonas sp. K1W22B-7 harbors:
- a CDS encoding alpha/beta fold hydrolase, with product MSQVIARDGQTLYVRVVGRGTPVLLLHGMGMDSRYWLPFLLPYLHRHRFHLPDFRGAGGSAGVRLNQRDIFQNHMEDVQDIIRHFGLRDFLLGGYSLGGSTALHLLRAGGFDGVRRYLHIDQSPCVGNREDWRYGLWGERQTELFGALRRLHGVLQEHEAVERLDELPEPARAQAIDVLADTLARIAGKPSLRRTLKAASRWPWLFSRMVPSTQLGDLRATLASYLGGGHDYRPALAGCPVPVTVMVGMRSELYHPAGQMAIAQQVRDGRVVRFEKSGHVPLSDEPLRFMRELGRFLKG from the coding sequence GTGTCCCAAGTCATCGCCCGCGACGGGCAGACCCTGTACGTACGCGTCGTCGGCCGCGGCACGCCGGTGCTGTTGCTGCACGGCATGGGCATGGACAGCCGTTACTGGCTGCCCTTCCTGCTGCCCTACCTGCACCGCCATCGCTTCCACCTGCCGGACTTCCGCGGTGCGGGCGGCTCGGCCGGCGTGCGGCTGAACCAGCGCGACATCTTCCAGAACCACATGGAGGACGTGCAGGACATCATCCGGCACTTCGGCCTGCGCGACTTCCTGCTGGGCGGCTATTCGCTGGGCGGCAGCACCGCGCTGCACCTGCTGCGTGCCGGCGGCTTCGACGGCGTACGGCGCTACCTGCACATCGACCAGTCGCCCTGCGTCGGCAATCGCGAGGACTGGCGCTACGGACTCTGGGGCGAGCGGCAGACGGAACTGTTCGGGGCGCTGCGCCGGCTGCATGGAGTGCTGCAGGAACACGAAGCCGTGGAACGGCTGGACGAGCTGCCGGAGCCGGCGCGCGCGCAGGCAATCGACGTGCTGGCCGACACGCTGGCGCGCATCGCCGGCAAGCCGTCCCTGCGCAGGACCCTGAAAGCCGCCTCGCGCTGGCCCTGGCTGTTTTCACGCATGGTGCCGTCGACGCAGCTGGGCGACCTGCGCGCGACGCTGGCGTCCTACCTCGGCGGCGGCCACGACTACCGCCCTGCCCTCGCCGGTTGCCCGGTACCCGTCACCGTGATGGTGGGCATGCGCTCGGAGCTGTATCACCCGGCTGGCCAGATGGCGATCGCGCAGCAGGTGCGCGACGGCCGCGTGGTGCGCTTCGAGAAATCAGGGCATGTGCCGCTGAGCGACGAACCGCTGCGCTTCATGCGCGAGCTGGGGCGTTTCCTGAAGGGCTGA
- a CDS encoding MarR family winged helix-turn-helix transcriptional regulator, with translation MSQAPSPRPSLDELLPPEFKGNLGLLLARARMGLAEEMDALFDDDGLGIRHFAVLSLIHRRGGLRQTDIAAVMGIDRTTTMKVVDELEARGLLQRSRSSEDRRANAIDLTDAGRAWRERYVPPIAEQEQRFLSPLSPGERTLLQELLMRLVAGVHQRRNTDSHES, from the coding sequence ATGAGCCAAGCCCCCTCCCCCCGCCCCTCGCTGGACGAACTGCTGCCGCCCGAGTTCAAGGGCAACCTCGGCCTGCTGCTGGCCCGTGCACGCATGGGCCTGGCCGAGGAAATGGACGCGCTGTTCGACGACGACGGCCTGGGCATCCGCCATTTCGCCGTGCTGAGCCTGATCCATCGCCGCGGCGGCCTGCGCCAGACCGACATTGCCGCGGTGATGGGCATCGACCGCACCACCACCATGAAGGTGGTGGACGAACTGGAAGCCCGCGGCCTGCTGCAGCGCAGCCGCAGCAGCGAGGACCGCCGCGCCAACGCCATCGACCTGACCGACGCCGGCCGTGCCTGGCGTGAACGCTACGTGCCGCCCATCGCCGAGCAGGAGCAGCGCTTCCTGTCGCCGCTGTCGCCGGGCGAACGCACGCTGCTGCAGGAACTGCTCATGCGCCTGGTCGCCGGGGTGCATCAGCGCAGGAATACTGATAGTCATGAAAGCTGA
- a CDS encoding TolC family protein gives MKAEQLFPGLRAGLLAAALLAGGPALAQDSAAPLSLPELVKRALALAPPQRIAEASVGLAQAQRDSTRSGLLPQLGAGVQQTRQTTNPATLGFEFPGLPSLIGPYSVFDARLKLSQTVLDFARHSELAGAGYAVDAARAEAAQSRERIATEVALNYIQVLAGEQAVDAARSDLALAEDLLILARDQRQAGVASGVDVARAQTAVAQDRYALSEAETGIARSRLQLQRATVLPMDAPLQLGGRLDGVDGAALTAGQALEVARASRAELAAIDATLKQADAEVHAAQRRSWPTLSLFADYGQSSSTPVRSEEDTYRYGASLELPIYSGGALRAGEDAARLRLEQQRAQAEDLRRQVEQDVRLALVTVDNTAEQVKAAVSARDLANRELQLARDRFLNGVANNVDVVSAQASLARARSQYIAALAAHQQARVNLAAAQGRAHEFAL, from the coding sequence ATGAAAGCTGAACAACTCTTTCCCGGTCTCCGCGCCGGCCTGCTGGCCGCGGCCCTGCTGGCGGGCGGCCCTGCCCTTGCGCAGGACTCGGCGGCGCCCCTGAGCCTGCCCGAGCTGGTCAAGCGCGCGCTGGCGCTGGCGCCGCCGCAACGCATCGCCGAAGCCTCGGTGGGTCTGGCCCAGGCGCAGCGCGACAGCACGCGCTCCGGCCTGCTGCCGCAGCTGGGCGCCGGCGTGCAGCAGACCCGCCAGACCACCAACCCGGCGACGCTGGGCTTCGAGTTTCCCGGCCTGCCCTCGCTGATCGGCCCCTACTCGGTGTTCGACGCGCGCCTGAAGCTGTCGCAGACCGTGCTGGACTTCGCCCGCCACAGCGAACTGGCCGGTGCCGGCTACGCGGTGGACGCGGCGCGCGCGGAGGCGGCGCAGAGCCGCGAACGCATCGCCACCGAGGTGGCGCTGAACTACATCCAGGTGCTGGCCGGCGAGCAGGCGGTGGATGCCGCCCGCAGCGACCTGGCGCTGGCGGAGGACCTGCTGATCCTGGCGCGCGACCAGCGCCAGGCCGGTGTCGCTTCCGGCGTGGACGTGGCGCGCGCGCAGACCGCCGTGGCGCAGGACCGCTATGCCCTGTCGGAAGCCGAGACCGGCATCGCCCGCTCGCGCCTGCAGCTGCAGCGCGCGACAGTGCTGCCGATGGACGCGCCGCTGCAACTCGGCGGCCGCCTCGACGGCGTGGATGGCGCGGCGCTGACCGCGGGGCAGGCGCTCGAAGTGGCGCGCGCCAGCCGCGCCGAGCTGGCCGCGATCGATGCCACGCTGAAGCAGGCCGATGCCGAGGTGCATGCCGCGCAGCGGCGCAGCTGGCCGACGCTGTCGCTGTTCGCCGACTACGGCCAGTCCTCCAGCACGCCGGTGCGCAGCGAGGAGGACACCTATCGCTACGGCGCCAGCCTGGAGCTGCCGATCTACAGCGGCGGTGCCCTGCGCGCCGGCGAGGACGCGGCGCGGCTGCGGCTGGAACAGCAGCGTGCCCAGGCCGAGGACCTGCGCCGCCAGGTGGAACAGGACGTGCGCCTGGCCCTGGTGACGGTGGACAACACCGCCGAGCAGGTCAAGGCCGCGGTGTCTGCAAGAGACCTCGCCAACCGCGAGCTGCAACTGGCGCGCGACCGCTTCCTCAACGGCGTGGCCAACAACGTCGACGTGGTCAGCGCGCAGGCCAGCCTGGCACGCGCGCGCAGCCAGTACATCGCCGCGCTGGCGGCGCACCAGCAGGCCCGCGTCAATCTGGCGGCGGCCCAGGGCCGCGCCCACGAATTCGCACTTTGA
- a CDS encoding DEAD/DEAH box helicase, with translation MSDESSAVSVRFSDLGLSAPVLQALIDVGYETPSPIQAATIPMLLEGRDVLGQAQTGTGKTAAFALPALSRIEVGQKKPQVLVLAPTRELAIQVAEAFQKYATHIPGFQVLPIYGGQSYGPQLAGLRRGVQVIVGTPGRVIDHIEKGTLKLDSLRYLVLDEADEMLRMGFIDDVEKILQQTPETRQVALFSATMPSQIRRIAQTYLKSPAEITIKAKTTTATNIRQRYWMVSGMQKLDALTRILEVESFEGMLIFARTKNETADLADKLSARGFSAVALNGDIAQRDRERIVQKLKDGSIDIVVATDVAARGLDVERISHVVNYDIPTDTESYVHRIGRTGRAGRSGDAILFVAPRERHLLQAIERATRQTIQRMDLPSTDAVNDQRIGRFKQRIVDALGGDGLDVFRELIESVEREQNVPAVEIAAALARLVQGNTPLLVAAQASTPAAAPRREPAARDFRENRRPERRDYVAPERPMRTERFERPEHSVRAEQVEAPPARAERFEKPVRAERPERPERTEQAERPERQRREKNNDEPSETYRIEVGHAHGVQPGNIVGAIANEAGLESEYIGRIDIREDHSFIDLPQGMPKDVFRDLQKTWVCGQQLRISRAGDSPELPYVTPAKRPTPKMPAKTLGLGKPQGAGARPSPGGPRISHGKSEHRGAGKPGGPRKAPRY, from the coding sequence ATGTCCGACGAATCTTCCGCCGTTTCCGTCCGCTTTTCCGATCTTGGCCTGAGCGCTCCCGTGCTGCAGGCGCTGATCGACGTCGGCTACGAAACCCCCTCGCCGATCCAGGCGGCCACGATCCCGATGCTGCTGGAAGGCCGCGACGTGCTGGGCCAGGCCCAGACCGGCACCGGCAAGACCGCCGCCTTCGCGCTGCCGGCGCTGTCGCGCATCGAGGTCGGCCAGAAGAAGCCGCAGGTGCTGGTGCTCGCCCCCACCCGCGAGCTGGCGATCCAGGTCGCCGAAGCCTTCCAGAAGTACGCCACGCACATTCCGGGGTTCCAGGTGCTGCCGATCTACGGCGGCCAGAGCTACGGCCCGCAGCTGGCCGGCCTGCGCCGCGGCGTGCAGGTCATCGTCGGCACGCCGGGTCGCGTGATCGACCACATCGAGAAGGGCACGCTCAAGCTCGACAGCCTGCGCTACCTGGTGCTGGACGAGGCCGACGAAATGCTGCGCATGGGCTTCATCGACGACGTCGAGAAGATCCTGCAGCAGACTCCCGAGACGCGCCAGGTGGCGCTGTTCTCCGCCACGATGCCCTCGCAGATCCGCCGCATCGCGCAGACCTACCTGAAGTCCCCGGCCGAGATCACGATCAAGGCCAAGACCACCACCGCGACCAACATCCGCCAGCGTTACTGGATGGTCAGCGGCATGCAGAAGCTGGACGCGCTGACCCGCATTCTCGAAGTGGAAAGCTTCGAGGGCATGCTGATCTTCGCGCGCACCAAGAACGAGACCGCCGATCTGGCCGACAAGCTGTCGGCCCGCGGCTTCTCCGCCGTGGCGCTCAACGGCGATATCGCCCAGCGTGACCGCGAGCGCATCGTGCAGAAGCTCAAGGACGGCTCGATCGACATCGTGGTCGCCACCGACGTCGCCGCGCGCGGCCTCGACGTGGAGCGCATCAGCCACGTCGTCAACTACGACATCCCGACCGACACCGAGTCCTACGTGCACCGCATCGGCCGCACCGGCCGTGCCGGTCGCAGCGGCGACGCGATCCTGTTCGTCGCCCCGCGCGAGCGCCACCTGCTGCAGGCGATCGAGCGCGCCACGCGCCAGACGATCCAGCGCATGGACCTGCCCAGCACCGACGCGGTCAACGACCAGCGCATCGGCCGTTTCAAGCAGCGCATCGTCGACGCCCTCGGCGGCGACGGCCTGGACGTGTTCCGCGAACTGATCGAGTCGGTGGAGCGCGAGCAGAACGTGCCGGCCGTGGAGATCGCCGCCGCGCTGGCGCGCCTGGTGCAGGGCAACACCCCGCTGCTGGTGGCCGCACAGGCCAGCACCCCGGCGGCCGCGCCGCGCCGCGAGCCGGCCGCGCGCGACTTCCGCGAGAACCGTCGCCCCGAGCGCCGCGACTACGTTGCCCCGGAGCGCCCGATGCGCACCGAGCGCTTCGAGCGTCCGGAGCATTCCGTGCGCGCCGAGCAGGTCGAGGCCCCGCCCGCCCGCGCCGAGCGTTTCGAGAAGCCGGTCCGCGCCGAGCGTCCGGAGCGTCCTGAGCGCACCGAACAGGCCGAGCGTCCCGAGCGCCAGCGCCGCGAGAAGAACAACGACGAGCCCAGCGAGACCTACCGTATCGAAGTGGGCCACGCCCACGGCGTGCAGCCGGGCAACATCGTCGGCGCCATCGCCAACGAGGCCGGCCTGGAGAGCGAGTACATCGGCCGCATCGACATCCGCGAGGACCACAGCTTCATCGACCTGCCGCAGGGCATGCCGAAGGACGTGTTCCGCGACCTGCAGAAGACCTGGGTCTGCGGCCAGCAGCTGCGCATCAGCCGCGCCGGCGACTCGCCGGAGCTGCCGTACGTAACGCCCGCCAAGCGTCCGACCCCGAAGATGCCGGCCAAGACCCTGGGCCTGGGCAAGCCGCAGGGCGCCGGCGCCCGCCCGAGCCCCGGCGGTCCGCGCATCAGCCACGGCAAGTCCGAGCACCGCGGTGCCGGCAAGCCGGGTGGCCCGCGCAAGGCTCCGCGTTACTGA
- a CDS encoding HlyD family secretion protein, translating into MTTNTTSSPAPAEENGNGGRRSVLIAVLAVGAVAAAGWWWHARSYESTEDAFLEADVTMIAPRIAGTVISVQVQDNQQVKAGDVLFELDAADLQARVRQAEANLAAAQAQARSAQADLTMTNTSAPANVAQAQAAVRAARAQAERAQADAKRYESLYAKDEISAQSLDQARSSARALQAQAEQAAAQLTMTQTAPQQTAAKEAMLASAQAAIAQAQAALDLARLQLSYAHVIAPSAGRVTHKNLQPGTQLAAGSPVLALVGAQTWVVANFKETQLQHMRVGQPVNVEIDAYPGQAFSARVHSLQAGTGSAFALLPPENATGNFIKVVQRVPVKLVFDPAPDAALHLVPGMSVLPRVDISDDAQGAQLQAATQ; encoded by the coding sequence ATGACCACCAACACGACCTCCTCCCCCGCTCCCGCCGAAGAGAACGGCAACGGCGGCCGCCGCAGCGTGCTGATTGCCGTGCTGGCGGTGGGCGCCGTCGCCGCGGCCGGCTGGTGGTGGCATGCGCGCAGCTACGAGTCCACCGAGGATGCTTTCCTGGAAGCCGACGTGACGATGATCGCGCCGCGCATCGCCGGCACGGTGATCTCGGTGCAGGTGCAGGACAACCAGCAGGTCAAGGCCGGCGATGTGCTGTTCGAGCTGGACGCGGCGGACCTGCAGGCCCGCGTGCGCCAGGCCGAGGCCAATCTCGCCGCCGCGCAGGCGCAGGCGCGCTCGGCACAGGCAGACCTGACCATGACCAACACCAGCGCCCCGGCCAACGTGGCGCAGGCACAGGCGGCGGTGCGCGCCGCGCGCGCGCAGGCGGAGCGGGCGCAGGCCGACGCCAAGCGCTACGAGTCGCTCTACGCCAAGGACGAAATCTCCGCGCAGAGCCTGGACCAGGCGCGCAGCAGCGCGCGTGCGCTGCAGGCGCAGGCCGAGCAGGCCGCGGCACAGCTGACCATGACCCAGACCGCGCCGCAGCAGACCGCCGCGAAGGAGGCGATGCTGGCCAGCGCCCAGGCCGCGATCGCGCAGGCGCAGGCCGCGCTGGACCTGGCCAGGCTGCAGCTGTCCTATGCCCACGTCATCGCCCCCAGCGCGGGCCGCGTGACCCACAAGAACCTGCAGCCCGGCACGCAGCTCGCCGCCGGCAGCCCGGTGCTGGCGCTGGTGGGCGCGCAGACCTGGGTGGTGGCCAACTTCAAGGAAACCCAGCTGCAGCACATGCGCGTGGGCCAGCCGGTGAACGTGGAGATCGACGCCTACCCCGGCCAGGCGTTCAGCGCGCGCGTGCACAGCCTGCAGGCCGGCACCGGTTCGGCCTTCGCCCTGCTGCCGCCGGAGAACGCTACCGGCAACTTCATCAAGGTGGTGCAGCGCGTGCCGGTGAAGCTGGTGTTCGACCCCGCACCCGACGCGGCCCTGCACCTGGTGCCGGGCATGTCGGTGCTGCCGCGCGTGGACATCAGCGACGACGCGCAGGGCGCGCAGCTGCAGGCCGCCACGCAGTGA
- a CDS encoding 3-oxoacyl-ACP synthase III family protein, whose amino-acid sequence MAAARARILGLGTYVPARTVTNHDLVKVMDTSHEWIVERSGIEERHWVEPEDGNYTMGVKAARAALADAGCEASEIDCIIYATLSPDYFFPGCGVLVQRELGIGHVPAFDIRQQCSGFVYGLQMADSFIRSGLYKKILLIGGEVHSRGLDKSTRGRTVTVLFGDAAGAAVIGASDDPARGILTSRMHSDGSDAECLAIQWPGMAAGRETFVTHEDIDEGRIFTTMDGQKVFKTAVKRMPEVIHEVLADQGLAVSDIDMLIPHQANLRINEMVAKLLHIDASKVHNNIQKYGNTTAATIPLCLAEARALGKVKRGDLVCAVAFGSGFTWGAVLMRW is encoded by the coding sequence ATGGCCGCAGCACGCGCTCGCATCCTGGGTCTGGGCACGTATGTGCCGGCCCGTACAGTGACCAATCACGACCTGGTGAAGGTGATGGACACCAGCCATGAGTGGATCGTGGAGCGCTCCGGCATCGAGGAGCGGCACTGGGTCGAGCCCGAAGACGGCAACTACACGATGGGCGTGAAGGCGGCCCGCGCGGCGCTGGCCGATGCCGGCTGCGAGGCCAGCGAGATCGACTGCATCATCTATGCCACGCTCTCGCCCGATTACTTCTTCCCCGGCTGCGGCGTGCTGGTGCAGCGCGAGCTGGGCATCGGCCATGTGCCGGCCTTCGACATCCGCCAGCAGTGCTCCGGCTTCGTCTATGGCCTGCAGATGGCGGATTCGTTCATCCGCTCCGGCCTGTACAAGAAGATCCTGCTGATCGGCGGCGAAGTGCATTCCCGCGGGCTCGACAAGTCCACGCGCGGGCGCACCGTCACCGTGCTGTTCGGCGATGCGGCGGGCGCCGCCGTGATCGGCGCCAGCGACGATCCGGCACGCGGCATCCTGACCAGCCGCATGCACTCCGACGGCAGCGACGCCGAATGCCTGGCCATCCAGTGGCCCGGCATGGCCGCCGGACGCGAAACCTTCGTCACCCACGAGGACATCGACGAGGGCCGCATCTTCACCACCATGGATGGCCAGAAGGTCTTCAAGACCGCGGTCAAGCGCATGCCCGAGGTGATCCATGAGGTGCTCGCGGACCAGGGCCTGGCGGTTTCCGACATCGACATGCTGATCCCGCACCAGGCCAACCTGCGCATCAACGAGATGGTCGCCAAGCTGCTGCATATCGACGCAAGCAAGGTGCACAACAACATCCAGAAGTACGGCAACACCACCGCCGCCACCATCCCGCTGTGCCTCGCCGAAGCGCGGGCGCTGGGCAAGGTCAAGCGGGGCGACCTGGTATGCGCCGTGGCATTCGGTTCCGGATTTACCTGGGGCGCAGTCCTGATGCGGTGGTGA
- a CDS encoding limonene-1,2-epoxide hydrolase family protein, with protein MATTRSRKVQSIATPDQIVSRFLHAIQDRDYASMAALLDPDLVYTNVSLPTIRGGEKVARLFEAGLRRGGGFGVKIHSIAVNGDTVLTERTDLLKVGPLQMCFWVCGTFRVQDGRIVLWRDYFDWMDLGRATLRGVAGIALPGLRAQLPA; from the coding sequence ATGGCCACCACCCGCAGCAGGAAAGTGCAGTCCATCGCCACGCCGGACCAGATCGTCAGCCGCTTCCTGCATGCGATCCAGGACCGTGATTACGCCAGCATGGCGGCGTTGCTCGATCCGGACCTGGTCTATACCAACGTCTCGCTGCCCACGATCCGCGGCGGCGAGAAAGTCGCGCGGCTGTTCGAGGCCGGGCTGCGGCGCGGCGGCGGCTTCGGCGTGAAGATCCACAGCATCGCGGTCAACGGCGACACCGTGCTGACCGAGCGCACCGACCTGCTGAAAGTGGGTCCGCTGCAGATGTGCTTCTGGGTCTGCGGCACTTTCCGCGTGCAGGATGGCCGCATCGTGCTGTGGCGCGACTACTTCGACTGGATGGACCTCGGCCGTGCCACGTTGCGCGGCGTCGCCGGCATCGCGCTGCCGGGCCTGCGGGCGCAGCTGCCGGCCTGA
- a CDS encoding helix-turn-helix transcriptional regulator — MDVSATATAARGRGYAWDGVLLYVPPALRNARHSHFPALLQVALEKPFCLTLDDGTHGHHEVAVMAPSLPHATDTQGHPFLDILVDPDDDLYRYLHPLLDGAPLRSLPLQGIAHLLPQAAALREEGVSAVQAHDFLLRLLRTLCPQPLERLPWDERTLRACAYMRSSIREAVPTVAQVAAHVGLSQSRLMHLFSEDLGLPMRQYLLWLRLRHALRLAGEGRTLTGIALGAGFYDHAHFNRTMRRMVEFAPSVLNASTVMIYGGSA, encoded by the coding sequence TTGGACGTTTCTGCTACGGCGACGGCGGCCAGGGGTCGCGGCTATGCCTGGGATGGCGTGCTGCTCTATGTGCCCCCGGCCCTGCGCAACGCCCGGCACTCGCATTTCCCGGCCTTGCTGCAGGTGGCACTGGAAAAGCCCTTTTGCCTGACCCTGGACGACGGCACGCACGGTCACCACGAGGTGGCGGTGATGGCGCCCAGCCTGCCGCATGCAACCGACACGCAGGGGCACCCCTTCCTGGACATCCTGGTCGATCCGGACGACGACCTCTACCGCTACCTGCATCCGCTGCTGGATGGCGCGCCGCTGCGCTCGCTGCCGCTGCAGGGAATCGCCCACCTGCTGCCGCAGGCTGCGGCGTTGCGCGAGGAGGGGGTGAGTGCGGTGCAGGCCCACGACTTCCTGCTGCGCCTGCTGCGGACGCTGTGCCCGCAGCCGCTGGAGCGCCTGCCCTGGGACGAGCGCACGCTACGCGCCTGCGCCTACATGCGCTCCAGTATCCGCGAGGCGGTGCCGACGGTTGCGCAGGTTGCGGCCCATGTCGGCCTGTCGCAGTCGCGGCTGATGCACCTGTTCAGCGAAGACCTGGGCCTGCCGATGCGCCAGTACCTGCTCTGGCTGCGCCTGCGCCACGCCCTGCGCCTGGCGGGGGAAGGGCGCACGCTCACCGGGATCGCGCTCGGCGCCGGCTTCTACGATCACGCGCACTTCAATCGCACGATGCGGCGCATGGTCGAGTTCGCGCCCTCGGTGCTGAACGCCTCCACTGTCATGATCTACGGGGGATCGGCATAG
- a CDS encoding DUF962 domain-containing protein: MPFKTFAEFYPYYLGEHADPSCRRLHVVGTSGVIALLGAAVVTANPLLLLAVPLVGYGFAWVGHFFFEHNKPATFQHPLYSLWGDFVMFRDMLSGRIAW; the protein is encoded by the coding sequence ATGCCGTTCAAGACCTTCGCGGAATTCTATCCCTACTACCTCGGCGAACATGCCGACCCCAGCTGTCGCCGTCTGCACGTGGTCGGCACCAGCGGCGTCATCGCGCTGCTGGGCGCCGCGGTGGTCACCGCCAATCCCCTGCTGCTGCTGGCGGTGCCGCTGGTGGGCTATGGCTTCGCCTGGGTCGGGCACTTCTTCTTCGAGCACAACAAGCCCGCGACCTTCCAGCACCCCCTGTACAGCCTTTGGGGCGACTTCGTGATGTTTCGCGACATGCTGAGCGGCAGAATAGCCTGGTAA
- a CDS encoding DHA2 family efflux MFS transporter permease subunit, translating into MSEAVASAPAPSSTAAAPRFTYGIAVVCGMAAFMEVLDTAIANVSLVHIAGSLSASPEEATWVLTSYLVANAIVLPMTGWLSDTIGRKRYYLGCMAAFTLASLLCGLAPSLPVLVVLRIIQGLAGAGLQPVSQAILADSFPPEKRGMAMAVYGMAVISGPALGPTVGGWITDQFSWHWIFLINVPVGLALMSAAAALIRDPPEQREATRKRRAGGVHVDYMGFALIAVSMGSLQLILDLGQKHDWFDSDFILSCTLVCFASLAMLIYRELTHDQPIINLRLLGNRNFAVANLLAAGMSIPLLGLSVLLPQMMQTLLGYSALDAGVVVSPGALVTIVMMPFVGKLAGRMDPRVLASGGYTFIAGAMLLLTFISLDVSHGDLVILRILQMFGMAFVFIPLNALAYTGIPPGQTSSATAIINLMRNLGGSIGVSLVTFSLARATQVHHTQLVDRVNPLDPAYQATMQQMSGAMGGDPAAHAAIAGMIQRQAGMLGYIDVFYLLASITAVMALSVWIARRPENPGAVPMDAH; encoded by the coding sequence GTGAGCGAGGCCGTCGCCAGCGCGCCCGCTCCGTCGAGTACGGCGGCGGCGCCGCGATTCACCTACGGCATCGCCGTGGTCTGCGGCATGGCCGCGTTCATGGAGGTGCTGGACACCGCCATCGCCAACGTTTCCCTGGTGCACATCGCCGGCTCGCTGTCGGCCAGCCCCGAGGAAGCCACCTGGGTGCTGACCTCGTACCTGGTGGCCAATGCCATCGTGCTGCCGATGACCGGCTGGCTGTCGGACACCATCGGCCGCAAGCGCTACTACCTGGGTTGCATGGCGGCCTTCACCCTGGCCTCGCTGCTCTGCGGCCTGGCGCCCTCGCTGCCGGTGCTGGTGGTGCTGCGCATCATCCAGGGCCTGGCCGGCGCCGGCCTGCAGCCGGTGTCGCAGGCAATCCTGGCCGACTCCTTTCCGCCCGAGAAACGCGGCATGGCGATGGCGGTCTACGGCATGGCCGTGATCTCCGGCCCGGCACTGGGGCCCACCGTGGGCGGCTGGATCACCGACCAGTTCTCCTGGCACTGGATCTTCCTGATCAACGTGCCGGTGGGCCTGGCCCTGATGAGCGCCGCCGCCGCGCTGATCCGCGACCCGCCGGAACAGCGCGAGGCCACGCGCAAGCGCCGCGCCGGAGGCGTGCACGTCGATTACATGGGCTTCGCGCTGATCGCGGTGAGCATGGGCAGCCTGCAGCTGATCCTGGACCTGGGGCAGAAGCACGACTGGTTCGACTCGGACTTCATCCTGTCCTGCACGCTGGTGTGCTTCGCCTCGCTGGCGATGCTGATCTACCGCGAGCTGACCCATGACCAGCCGATCATCAACCTGCGCCTGCTGGGCAACCGCAACTTCGCCGTGGCCAACCTGCTGGCCGCCGGCATGTCGATCCCGCTGCTGGGCCTGTCGGTGCTGCTGCCGCAGATGATGCAGACCCTGCTGGGCTACTCGGCACTGGACGCCGGCGTGGTGGTGTCGCCCGGCGCGCTGGTCACCATCGTGATGATGCCCTTCGTCGGCAAGCTGGCGGGGCGCATGGACCCGCGCGTGCTGGCCAGCGGCGGCTACACCTTCATCGCGGGGGCCATGCTGCTGCTGACCTTCATCAGCCTGGACGTCTCGCATGGCGACCTGGTGATCCTGCGCATCCTGCAGATGTTCGGCATGGCCTTCGTCTTCATCCCGCTCAACGCCCTGGCCTACACCGGCATTCCACCCGGCCAGACCAGCAGCGCCACCGCCATCATCAACCTCATGCGCAATCTCGGCGGCAGCATCGGCGTGTCGCTGGTGACCTTCTCGCTGGCGCGCGCCACGCAGGTCCATCACACCCAGCTGGTGGACCGCGTCAACCCGCTGGACCCCGCCTACCAGGCGACGATGCAGCAGATGAGCGGCGCCATGGGCGGCGACCCGGCGGCACATGCCGCCATCGCCGGCATGATCCAGCGGCAGGCGGGCATGCTGGGCTATATCGACGTGTTCTACCTGCTGGCCTCGATCACGGCGGTGATGGCGCTGAGCGTCTGGATCGCCCGGCGCCCGGAAAACCCGGGCGCGGTGCCGATGGACGCGCACTGA